The following are encoded together in the Pyxidicoccus xibeiensis genome:
- a CDS encoding S41 family peptidase, with amino-acid sequence MTRWFRLFSLALLVTLPACGEDDGEDPLPLDGALEGSWTTEGYGFVVRFQGDRVALHELTTVSCLRYAREGVEADGTAPGLGLRFRLDGEQLVIENATTLHITARRAAFPEVCTRPEPRADDPVSNFEVFWSTFAEQYALFDLYGVDWRARYETFRPRVTSGTSEAELFSVLSELLAPLTDGHISLEADDQEFRPKPPPEWLETHLEGVKQYVRGHYLGGPGVTLTAHERLAYQSLDARVGYIFLAGMVGFSGPAGDEADDVAAAARAIDEALAALGDKQALILDVRFNAGGYDAVSLAIASRFTDVERLAFTKKARVGQGFTPPREYRFAPAGPRRFTGRVYILTSSLSASAAEIFTMAMGALPNVTVVGERTDGAHSDVLTRQLPNGWSFGLSNELYAAPDGQVYERVGLPPDVELALDAPSLAGGTDRIFQEALRLAADGG; translated from the coding sequence ATGACCCGCTGGTTCCGGCTGTTTTCCCTGGCGCTGCTCGTGACGCTGCCCGCGTGCGGGGAGGATGACGGAGAAGACCCGCTTCCCCTCGACGGAGCGCTGGAGGGCAGCTGGACCACCGAGGGCTATGGCTTCGTCGTCCGCTTCCAGGGCGACAGGGTGGCGCTGCATGAGCTCACCACGGTGAGCTGCCTGCGCTACGCCAGGGAGGGCGTGGAGGCGGATGGAACCGCTCCCGGGCTCGGGCTGCGCTTCCGGCTCGACGGCGAGCAACTCGTCATCGAGAACGCGACGACGCTCCACATCACCGCGCGGCGTGCGGCCTTCCCGGAGGTCTGCACCCGGCCGGAGCCTCGAGCGGATGACCCCGTGTCCAACTTCGAGGTGTTCTGGAGCACCTTCGCCGAGCAGTACGCCCTCTTCGACCTCTACGGGGTCGACTGGCGGGCCCGCTACGAGACGTTCCGGCCGCGTGTCACGTCCGGGACGAGCGAGGCCGAGCTGTTCTCCGTGCTGTCCGAGCTGCTCGCGCCCCTGACGGACGGACACATCTCACTCGAAGCGGACGACCAGGAGTTCCGTCCCAAGCCGCCGCCCGAATGGTTGGAGACGCACCTCGAGGGCGTGAAGCAGTACGTGCGCGGGCACTACCTCGGCGGGCCGGGCGTCACGCTGACGGCGCATGAACGGTTGGCGTACCAGTCACTCGACGCGCGGGTGGGGTACATCTTCCTCGCCGGCATGGTGGGCTTCAGCGGGCCCGCGGGCGACGAAGCGGACGACGTGGCAGCGGCGGCCCGCGCCATCGACGAGGCGCTGGCGGCGCTGGGCGACAAGCAGGCCCTCATCCTCGACGTGCGGTTCAATGCAGGCGGCTACGACGCCGTCTCGCTGGCCATCGCGAGCCGCTTCACGGACGTGGAGCGCCTGGCCTTCACCAAGAAGGCCCGTGTGGGGCAGGGCTTCACCCCTCCGCGGGAGTACCGCTTCGCCCCGGCGGGCCCGCGGCGCTTCACCGGCCGGGTCTACATCCTCACGAGCAGCCTGTCCGCGAGCGCGGCGGAGATCTTCACCATGGCCATGGGGGCACTCCCGAACGTCACCGTCGTGGGTGAGCGCACGGATGGCGCGCACTCGGACGTGCTGACCCGGCAGCTTCCGAACGGCTGGTCCTTCGGTCTGTCGAACGAGCTGTATGCCGCTCCCGACGGCCAGGTGTACGAGCGGGTCGGGCTCCCGCCGGACGTGGAGCTCGCCCTCGATGCGCCGAGCCTCGCCGGGGGAACGGACCGCATCTTCCAGGAGGCGCTCCGGCTCGCGGCGGACGGAGGCTGA
- a CDS encoding PDR/VanB family oxidoreductase, translating into MNETLRVRVAGIAREAEDILSYELVSEDGGALPPFEAGAHLEVRVPGPGDYVRAYSLCNDPDETHRYVIAVHRDGKGRGGSRAMHERVRVGDVLEVGAPTNNFPLLFARSYVLVAGGIGITPMLAMVRLLERTGASYTLHYCARSPERTAFRELLSSGPFAGRVRFYFDGGDPTKGLDVQGLLASRTPGARLYCCGPAGLMKAVRAAATQHRWPWEKVHFESFTAEGTGAASGQVDTDFEVTIRSTGQVLRVPAGQSVLNVLRLNGVPVQSDCEAGSCGTCVTRVCEGQPEHRDTFFQQEPAGDKRMLVCVSRARTRRLVLDL; encoded by the coding sequence GTGAATGAGACCTTGCGCGTCCGGGTCGCGGGCATTGCTCGCGAGGCCGAGGACATCCTTTCGTACGAGCTGGTCTCGGAGGATGGAGGCGCACTGCCTCCGTTCGAGGCGGGTGCCCATCTGGAGGTGCGGGTGCCGGGCCCGGGCGACTACGTGCGCGCGTACTCGCTCTGCAACGACCCGGACGAGACGCACCGCTACGTCATCGCCGTGCACCGGGATGGCAAGGGACGCGGCGGCTCGCGCGCCATGCACGAGCGGGTGCGCGTGGGAGACGTGCTGGAGGTGGGGGCGCCCACCAACAACTTCCCGCTGCTGTTCGCGCGCAGCTACGTGCTGGTGGCGGGCGGCATCGGCATCACCCCCATGCTGGCCATGGTGCGCCTGCTCGAGCGCACCGGCGCCTCCTACACGCTGCACTACTGCGCGCGCTCACCCGAGCGCACCGCCTTCCGCGAGCTGCTGTCTTCGGGGCCCTTCGCGGGCCGCGTGCGCTTCTACTTCGATGGAGGCGACCCGACGAAAGGGCTGGACGTGCAGGGGCTGCTGGCCAGCCGCACGCCGGGCGCACGGCTCTACTGCTGCGGCCCCGCGGGGCTGATGAAGGCGGTGCGCGCCGCCGCCACCCAGCACCGGTGGCCCTGGGAGAAGGTGCACTTCGAGTCCTTCACCGCCGAGGGCACCGGCGCGGCCTCCGGCCAGGTGGACACCGACTTCGAGGTCACCATCCGCAGCACGGGCCAGGTGCTGCGCGTGCCCGCCGGTCAGTCCGTGCTCAACGTGCTGCGCCTCAACGGCGTGCCCGTGCAGAGCGACTGCGAGGCCGGCTCGTGCGGCACCTGCGTCACCCGCGTCTGCGAGGGCCAGCCCGAGCACCGCGACACGTTCTTCCAGCAGGAGCCCGCGGGCGACAAGCGCATGCTCGTCTGCGTCTCCCGCGCCCGCACGCGGCGGCTGGTGCTCGACTTGTAG
- a CDS encoding hemerythrin domain-containing protein — protein MDAIALLKADHKTVEQLFRKYEKAGPNAHKLKRKLVDQMVRELSMHASIEEQVFYPAVRARAEELGDDVLNALEEHHVVKLTLAELDALPPEAERFDAKVHVLMENVRSHVLDEESELFPAVKKAFRPQELRTMADVLEMAKKAAPTRPHPLAPDTPPGNIVAGAMSAVMDIGRDALRSARRKAATKVRSVAGLRPGAQEPGADATTH, from the coding sequence ATGGATGCCATTGCATTGCTGAAGGCCGACCACAAGACGGTGGAGCAGTTGTTCCGCAAGTACGAGAAGGCGGGACCCAATGCCCACAAGCTGAAGCGCAAGCTGGTGGACCAGATGGTGCGCGAGCTGTCGATGCACGCGTCCATCGAGGAGCAGGTCTTCTACCCGGCGGTGCGTGCGCGCGCGGAGGAGCTGGGGGACGACGTGCTCAACGCGCTGGAAGAGCACCACGTGGTGAAGCTGACGCTGGCGGAGCTGGACGCGCTGCCGCCGGAGGCGGAGCGCTTCGACGCCAAGGTGCACGTGCTGATGGAGAACGTGCGCTCGCACGTGCTGGACGAGGAGAGCGAGCTGTTCCCCGCCGTGAAGAAGGCCTTCCGTCCCCAGGAGCTGCGGACGATGGCGGACGTGCTGGAGATGGCGAAGAAGGCGGCGCCCACCCGGCCGCACCCGCTGGCGCCGGACACGCCGCCGGGCAACATCGTCGCGGGCGCGATGTCGGCGGTGATGGACATCGGCCGGGACGCGCTGCGCTCCGCGCGCCGCAAGGCGGCCACCAAGGTGCGCTCCGTCGCCGGGCTGCGGCCGGGCGCCCAGGAGCCGGGCGCGGACGCCACGACGCACTAG
- a CDS encoding SIMPL domain-containing protein — translation MLTAVLLTGLVATAQSPSVPVPRPPVDPLVRTIRVEGTGEVKAQPDEAFIDLAVETLAPTAKAAGEQNAKRMEKVIAALTSAGIARRDIQTRNYSVYPDYAPQGPNEQEPKLRGYRVSNLVSAHVTELSRVGSLLDQALAAGANRVDQVRFGLSREDAVQGEALRQAVARARKSAEVLAASLNVKLGAVLDVSTVTEPPRLYAARFAMAEVADARASTTPIQPEEQTVQAKVTLIFAIEAAR, via the coding sequence TTGCTCACCGCTGTCCTGCTCACCGGCCTGGTGGCCACCGCGCAGTCTCCGTCCGTGCCCGTGCCGCGTCCCCCGGTGGACCCGCTGGTGCGGACGATTCGCGTGGAGGGCACGGGCGAGGTGAAGGCCCAGCCCGACGAGGCCTTCATCGACTTGGCGGTGGAGACGCTGGCGCCGACGGCGAAGGCGGCGGGAGAGCAGAACGCGAAGCGAATGGAGAAGGTGATTGCGGCGCTGACGTCCGCGGGCATCGCCCGGCGGGACATCCAGACGCGCAACTACTCGGTGTATCCGGACTACGCGCCGCAGGGCCCGAACGAGCAGGAGCCGAAGCTGCGGGGCTACCGCGTGAGCAACCTGGTGAGCGCCCATGTGACGGAGCTGTCCCGCGTGGGGAGCCTGCTGGACCAGGCGCTGGCTGCGGGCGCGAACCGGGTGGACCAGGTGCGCTTCGGGCTGAGCCGTGAGGACGCGGTGCAGGGCGAGGCGCTGCGGCAGGCGGTGGCGCGGGCGCGCAAGTCGGCGGAGGTGCTGGCGGCATCGCTGAACGTGAAGCTGGGCGCGGTGCTGGACGTGAGCACGGTGACGGAGCCCCCGCGGCTGTACGCGGCGCGCTTCGCCATGGCGGAGGTGGCGGATGCCCGCGCCTCGACGACGCCCATCCAGCCGGAGGAGCAGACGGTGCAGGCGAAGGTGACGCTCATCTTCGCCATCGAGGCCGCGCGGTAG